ATACACATAACAAAAACAAGAAAACCCTATTAACCTCATCGTTAATCTTACACAAGAGTGCCCAAAGGAAAGACTAAAAGAGAAAAAAGGAACTCGGCAAACTCGAGCCCCGCCTGTTTACCAAAAACATCGCCTTCAGCTTTCCATGTATTGAAGGTCCTGCCTGCCCAGTGACATGAGTTTAACGGCCGCGGTATCCTGACCGTGCAAAGGTAGCGTAATCACTTGTCCTTTAAATGAGGACTGGTATGAATGGCCCCACGAGGGCTCAACTGTCTCTTTTCTCCTGTCAATTAAACTGATCTACCCGTGCAGAAGCGGGTATAAAAACATAAGACGAGAAGACCCTGTGGAGCTTTAGACTAAATCCAAATGACTACCAACTATATTTTACCATATAGATAAACACAGCATTATGGCCATAAAGTCTTAGGTTGGGGCGACCACTGAGAACAAATAATCCTCAGCGATGATTGAAGCACAGCTTTATAAGTTAAGAATGACAATTCAACACATCAGGACATCTGACATTAAGATCCAGACTAATCTGATCAACGAACCAAGTTACCCCAGGGATAACAGCGCAATCTTTTCCAAGAGCCCGAATCGACGAAAAGGTTTACGACCTCGATGTTGGATCAGGACATCCTAATGGTGCAGCCGCTATTAAGGGTTCGTTTGTTCAACGATTAAAGTCCTACGTGATCTGAGTTCAGACCGGAGTAATCCAGGTCAGTTTCTATCTATGAAGTTATTTATCCTAGTACGAAAGGATTGGATAAATGAGGCCTATATTTAAGACACGCCTCCCTTTAACCTGCTGAAGCCAGATCAAACAGATAATAAAGAACATATCCCCACCCTAGAACAGGGTTAGTTAGAGTGGCAGAGCCTGGTAATTGCATAAGGCCTAAGCCCTTACCCCCAGGGGTTCAACTCCCCTCTTTAACTATGACCCTAATCACACTAATTATCAACCCCCTCATATATATTGTCCCCGTTCTCCTAGCAATAGCCTTCCTCACCTTAGTAGAACGAAAAATCCTAGGATATATACAACTACGAAAAGGCCCAAATATTGTAGGCCCTTACGGGCTTCTCCAGCCAATCGCAGATGGGGTAAAATTATTTATTAAAGAACCAGTAAAACCATCAACCGCCTCTCCAACACTTTTTCTATTAACCCCCACACTAGCTCTTACTCTAGCACTCATCTTATGAATTCCCCTCCCAATACCACTAGCACTTACAGACTTAAATCTGACTATCCTCTTCATTCTAGCAGTTTCTAGCCTTTCAGTATATTCTATTCTCGGCTCCGGCTGAGCCTCAAATTCCAAATATGCCTTAATTGGTGCACTCCGAGCAGTAGCACAAACAATTTCATACGAAGTTACCCTAGGCCTCATTATTCTTTCCCTTATTATATTTACAGGTGCT
The window above is part of the Polypterus senegalus senegalus mitochondrion, complete genome genome. Proteins encoded here:
- the ND1 gene encoding NADH dehydrogenase subunit 1 (TAA stop codon is completed by the addition of 3' A residues to the mRNA) encodes the protein MTLITLIINPLMYIVPVLLAMAFLTLVERKILGYMQLRKGPNIVGPYGLLQPIADGVKLFIKEPVKPSTASPTLFLLTPTLALTLALILWIPLPMPLALTDLNLTILFILAVSSLSVYSILGSGWASNSKYALIGALRAVAQTISYEVTLGLIILSLIMFTGAFTLITFNTTQEAVWLIMPAWPLAAMWFISTLAETNRAPFDLTEGESELVSGFNVEYAGGPFALFFLAEYTNILLMNALSAILFLGPSFNILTINLNWAIKTTLLASLFLWVRASYPRFRYDQLMHLVWKNFLPLTLALIIWHISLPISLAGSPPQL